One part of the Malus sylvestris chromosome 2, drMalSylv7.2, whole genome shotgun sequence genome encodes these proteins:
- the LOC126594591 gene encoding uncharacterized protein LOC126594591, protein MASSKSEYAFYSPIPSGLNNPQPQQNVVVLTHYRPTPHYCCGRSLRLCISITATILLLSAAVFFLYPSDPTLHLARIKLNHVRVNASPKPTLDLSFSLTIRVRNRDFFSLNYDSLKITVGYRARELGFVISDGGHVRARASSYVNATLVVDGLEVLHDVFYLLEDLAKGVIPFDTDTAVDGTLGVLFFKIPIKARASCEVYVDTNNQTVVREDCYSE, encoded by the exons ATGGCCTCCTCCAAAAGCGAGTACGCATTCTACTCGCCGATCCCGTCCGGCCTCAACAACCCACAGCCTCAGCAAAACGTCGTCGTTCTAACTCATTACCGTCCCACTCCCCACTACTGCTGCGGACGCTCTCTCCGCCTCTGCATCTCAATCACCGCCACCATCCTTCTCCTCTCTGCCGCCGtcttcttcctctacccctCCGACCCCACCCTCCACCTCGCCCGAATCAAACTCAACCACGTCCGAGTCAACGCGTCCCCCAAACCCACTCTCGACCTATCCTTCTCTCTCACCATCAGAGTTCGAAACCGCGACTTCTTCTCCCTGAATTACGACTCGCTCAAAATCACGGTGGGGTACCGCGCGAGGGAGCTAGGGTTTGTGATCTCCGACGGAGGGCACGTCAGGGCCAGAGCGTCGTCGTACGTGAACGCCACGCTCGTGGTCGACGGGCTTGAGGTCCTCCACGACGTGTTTTACTTGCTTGAGGATTTGGCGAAAGGGGTAATTCCCTTTGATACCGATACGGCGGTGGATGGAACTTTGGGGGTTTTGTTCTTCAAGATTCCGATCAAG GCAAGAGCATCGTGTGAAGTATATGTAGATACAAACAATCAGACGGTTGTTCGTGAAGACTGCTACTCTGAG TGA
- the LOC126594595 gene encoding uncharacterized protein LOC126594595 — protein sequence MCHPSSVPNLVRFRVRDLAVLQQQHRRWLLLQAPVAVETTANLHAAAAAARRVGEAEAGGGNGGGDTRWCLCSPTEHPGSFRCRQHHAEYVWGGGRNLRKAMSSN from the coding sequence ATGTGTCACCCTTCCAGCGTGCCTAATTTGGTGAGGTTCAGAGTGAGAGACTTGGCGGTGCTGCAGCAGCAGCATCGCAGATGGCTTCTTTTGCAGGCGCCTGTGGCGGTTGAGACGACAGCGAACCTGCACGCGGCTGCAGCTGCGGCTAGAAGGGTTGGAGAGGCTGAAGCTGGAGGTGGCAACGGCGGCGGCGATACTCGGTGGTGCTTGTGCTCGCCGACGGAGCATCCGGGGTCGTTCCGGTGTAGGCAACACCATGCTGAGTATGTATGGGGTGGTGGCAGGAATTTGAGAAAAGCTATGTCCAGTAATTAA
- the LOC126594564 gene encoding transcription factor IIIA-like isoform X1 has product MNLAGESERVERECGKSMDNEEADQKVPIFRDIRRYYCEFCGICRSKKALIASHILDHHKGEMDMEKEAGGEGEGEKEKSNTCEDCGATFKKPAHLKQHMQSHSLERPYVCSVDDCHSSFRRKDHLNRHLLQHQGKLFKCPIENCNRGFICQGNMSRHVKKLHNDDGTYVGKGQKQHVCQEIGCGKVFQFASKLQKHENSHVHLDSVEAFCSELGCMQYFTNEQCLKAHILSSHQHVTCEICGSKKLKRNIKRHLLTHKGGAPSVERIKCSCNGCLQTFSTKSNLTQHVKAVHLEDKPFVCSFSGCGMRFAYKHVRDNHEKTGRHVYAYGDFVEADEQFQSRPRGGCKRKCPSVEMLLRKRVTPPDQLGLEPEYLSWLLSQDAEDVN; this is encoded by the exons ATGAATTTGGCgggtgagagtgagagagtcgaGAGAGAGTGCGGGAAATCAATGGATAACGAAGAAGCAGATCAGAAAGTGCCAATTTTTAGAGACATAAGGCGATATTACTGTGAATTCTGCGGCATCTGCCGCTCCAAAAAGGCTCTGATCGCTTCTCACATCCTCGATCACCACAAG GGTGAGATGGATATGGAAAAAGAGGCTGGTGGGGAAGGGGAAGGAGAGAAGGAAAAATCCAATACTTGCGAAGATTGTGGTGCTACTTTCAAGAAACCTGCACATCTGAAGCAACATATGCAAAGCCATTCCCTTGAG AGGCCATATGTTTGTTCGGTGGATGATTGCCATTCCAGCTTTAGAAGGAAGGACCACTTAAATCGCCATCTTCTTCAGCACCAAGGGAAACTCTTTAAGTGTCCAATTGAGAACTGTAATCGTGGATTTATTTGCCAAGGTAACATGAGCAGGCATGTTAAAAAACTTCATAATGATGATGGCACTTATGTAGGAAAAGGTCAGAAACAGCATGTGTGCCAGGAAATTGGTTGTGGAAAGGTGTTCCAATTTGCTTCGAAACTGCAGAAGCATGAGAATTCTCATG TTCATCTGGATTCAGTGGAGGCATTCTGCTCCGAACTAGGTTGTATGCAATATTTTACCAACGAGCAATGCCTTAAGGCCCATATCTTGTCCTCCCACCAACATGTTACATGCGAGATATGTGGTTccaagaagctgaaaaggaatATCAAAAGGCATCTGCTCACCCATAAAGGGGGAGCGCCTTCAGTTGAGAGAATTAAATGCAGCTGTAATGGTTGTCTTCAAACATTTTCAACT AAATCAAATCTCACTCAACATGTCAAGGCTGTACACCTCGAAGATAAACCTTTTGTATGCAGCTTTTCAGGTTGTGGCATGAGATTTGCATACAAGCATGTAAGAGATAACCATGAGAAGACTGGACGCCATGTATATGCATAT GGGGATTTTGTAGAGGCTGATGAGCAATTCCAGTCAAGGCCAAGGGGTGGCTGCAAGAGGAAGTGCCCCTCTGTGGAAATGCTCTTACGAAAACGGGTGACTCCACCAGATCAGTTGGGCCTAGAGCCTGAGTACCTCTCGTGGTTGCTCTCACAAGACGCGGAGGATGTGAATTGA
- the LOC126594564 gene encoding transcription factor IIIA-like isoform X3, producing the protein MKYSLDSVKHWIPPKELQNARELDLSGPVTGGRPPVKLHQRPYVCSVDDCHSSFRRKDHLNRHLLQHQGKLFKCPIENCNRGFICQGNMSRHVKKLHNDDGTYVGKGQKQHVCQEIGCGKVFQFASKLQKHENSHVHLDSVEAFCSELGCMQYFTNEQCLKAHILSSHQHVTCEICGSKKLKRNIKRHLLTHKGGAPSVERIKCSCNGCLQTFSTKSNLTQHVKAVHLEDKPFVCSFSGCGMRFAYKHVRDNHEKTGRHVYAYGDFVEADEQFQSRPRGGCKRKCPSVEMLLRKRVTPPDQLGLEPEYLSWLLSQDAEDVN; encoded by the exons ATGAAGTATTCATTGGACAGCGTGAAGCATTGGATCCCACCCAAAGAACTCCAAAATGCAAGAGAGCTTGACTTGAGTGGACCAGTAACAGGTGGGAGACCTCCTGTGAAGCTCCATCAG AGGCCATATGTTTGTTCGGTGGATGATTGCCATTCCAGCTTTAGAAGGAAGGACCACTTAAATCGCCATCTTCTTCAGCACCAAGGGAAACTCTTTAAGTGTCCAATTGAGAACTGTAATCGTGGATTTATTTGCCAAGGTAACATGAGCAGGCATGTTAAAAAACTTCATAATGATGATGGCACTTATGTAGGAAAAGGTCAGAAACAGCATGTGTGCCAGGAAATTGGTTGTGGAAAGGTGTTCCAATTTGCTTCGAAACTGCAGAAGCATGAGAATTCTCATG TTCATCTGGATTCAGTGGAGGCATTCTGCTCCGAACTAGGTTGTATGCAATATTTTACCAACGAGCAATGCCTTAAGGCCCATATCTTGTCCTCCCACCAACATGTTACATGCGAGATATGTGGTTccaagaagctgaaaaggaatATCAAAAGGCATCTGCTCACCCATAAAGGGGGAGCGCCTTCAGTTGAGAGAATTAAATGCAGCTGTAATGGTTGTCTTCAAACATTTTCAACT AAATCAAATCTCACTCAACATGTCAAGGCTGTACACCTCGAAGATAAACCTTTTGTATGCAGCTTTTCAGGTTGTGGCATGAGATTTGCATACAAGCATGTAAGAGATAACCATGAGAAGACTGGACGCCATGTATATGCATAT GGGGATTTTGTAGAGGCTGATGAGCAATTCCAGTCAAGGCCAAGGGGTGGCTGCAAGAGGAAGTGCCCCTCTGTGGAAATGCTCTTACGAAAACGGGTGACTCCACCAGATCAGTTGGGCCTAGAGCCTGAGTACCTCTCGTGGTTGCTCTCACAAGACGCGGAGGATGTGAATTGA
- the LOC126594535 gene encoding ras-related protein Rab5-like isoform X2, which translates to MGTGKTSLVLRFVTGKFLEYQESTIGAAFFTQVLSLNEATIKFDIWDTAGQERYHSLAPMYYRGAAAAVVVYDITSMESFVRAKKWVQELQRQANPTLIMFLAGNKADLEEKRKVGSEEAEQYAKENGLVFLETSAKTAQNVSELFYEIAKKVAKASPSRQTGIKLHIRSQPPSRRMFCCT; encoded by the exons ATGGGAACTGGGAAAACAAGTTTGGTACTGAGATTTGTGACTGGAAAATTTTTGGAGTACCAG GAATCAACAATTGGAGCAGCTTTCTTCACTCAGGTTCTGTCACTAAATGAAGCTACTATCAAATTCGATATATGGGACACCGCCGGCCAGGAAAGGTACCACAGCCTGGCTCCTATGTACTACCGCGGCGCTGCTGCAGCTGTCGTGGTTTATGATATTACAAGCATG GAGTCATTCGTCCGAGCAAAAAAATGGGTTCAAGAATTGCAACGACAAG CAAATCCAACATTAATAATGTTCTTGGCTGGTAACAAGGCTGACTTGGAAGAGAAGAGAAAAGTAGGGTCTGAG GAAGCTGAGCAATATGCTAAGGAAAATGGCTTGGTTTTTCTTGAAACATCTGCAAAAACTGCACAGAATGTCAGTGAGCTCTTTTAtgaaatag CAAAAAAAGTGGCCAAAGCTAGCCCTTCTCGTCAAACTGGGATAAAATTACACATCAGATCACAGCCACCCAGCAGACGAATGTTTTGTTGCACTTGA
- the LOC126594526 gene encoding endochitinase A1-like, with amino-acid sequence MKGTSKVIMGATLVMVVSLAIVLGLILVLLAELYCSLFLSRRQHKTTSSSNTAASADDSAAATIAAATAASDQPSTQQHQESRDHPTGPPLGSFLGILRAPRSFLFPPAVTSKEEDNADIKKQHSQLLHQVFDIPVRNQDILPNASPRHIGVIRSSPSPSISFVTSPQPTPEHKITASPRANCNEKAGADGGCGGGAAEHFVYISNPIYDNEAMKRASGANTPFETPDTSPSRLEMGGSSSSSSGEEEVAQPTPSGPSSPTTTPPLTPMKKLPAEACSVSLRDARSLGTSGSDSNSNNGLSSSSSGSPCTSPSW; translated from the coding sequence atgaagggCACATCGAAGGTGATAATGGGGGCCACACTGGTGATGGTGGTGAGCCTCGCCATTGTCTTAGGCTTAATCCTGGTGCTGCTGGCTGAGCTCTACTGCTCACTCTTCCTCAGCCGCCGCCAGCACAAAACCACCAGCTCCTCCAACACCGCTGCCTCCGCCGATGACTCTGCAGCCGCCACCATAGCCGCCGCCACAGCCGCTTCTGATCAGCCCTCAACACAGCAGCATCAAGAGAGTCGAGACCACCCAACTGGTCCTCCTCTCGGCAGCTTCTTGGGCATTCTTCGCGCTCCGAGAAGCTTCCTTTTCCCACCGGCggttacttccaaagaagaagaCAATGCAGATATAAAGAAGCAGCATTCTCAGCTCCTCCACCAGGTTTTCGACATCCCGGTCCGAAACCAAGATATATTACCAAACGCATCTCCCCGCCATATAGGGGTAATTAGGTCAAGCCCCTCCCCGTCAATTTCTTTTGTAACTTCCCCACAGCCAACCCCAGAACACAAAATCACCGCCAGTCCACGTGCTAATTGTAACGAAAAAGCTGGCGCTGACGGTGGTTGTGGTGGCGGAGCTGCAGAACATTTTGTGTACATTTCCAACCCCATTTACGACAACGAAGCGATGAAAAGGGCGAGCGGAGCAAACACTCCATTCGAAACGCCGGACACGTCACCGTCGAGGTTGGAAATGGggggttcttcttcttcaagctccGGGGAGGAGGAGGTTGCGCAGCCGACCCCGTCTGGTCCGTCAAGCCCAACTACCACGCCTCCTTTGACTCCGATGAAGAAGCTCCCTGCGGAGGCTTGCTCTGTTTCTCTCAGAGATGCCAGGTCTCTAGGCACTTCGGGTAGTGATTCCAACAGCAACAATGgcctctcttcctcctcctctggTTCTCCTTGTACTTCTCCTTCATGGTGA
- the LOC126594535 gene encoding ras-related protein RHN1-like isoform X1: MARSGSKNIQAKLVLLGDMGTGKTSLVLRFVTGKFLEYQESTIGAAFFTQVLSLNEATIKFDIWDTAGQERYHSLAPMYYRGAAAAVVVYDITSMESFVRAKKWVQELQRQANPTLIMFLAGNKADLEEKRKVGSEEAEQYAKENGLVFLETSAKTAQNVSELFYEIAKKVAKASPSRQTGIKLHIRSQPPSRRMFCCT, from the exons ATGGCGAGATCTGGCAGTAAGAATATACAAGCCAAGCTG GTACTTCTTGGGGACATGGGAACTGGGAAAACAAGTTTGGTACTGAGATTTGTGACTGGAAAATTTTTGGAGTACCAG GAATCAACAATTGGAGCAGCTTTCTTCACTCAGGTTCTGTCACTAAATGAAGCTACTATCAAATTCGATATATGGGACACCGCCGGCCAGGAAAGGTACCACAGCCTGGCTCCTATGTACTACCGCGGCGCTGCTGCAGCTGTCGTGGTTTATGATATTACAAGCATG GAGTCATTCGTCCGAGCAAAAAAATGGGTTCAAGAATTGCAACGACAAG CAAATCCAACATTAATAATGTTCTTGGCTGGTAACAAGGCTGACTTGGAAGAGAAGAGAAAAGTAGGGTCTGAG GAAGCTGAGCAATATGCTAAGGAAAATGGCTTGGTTTTTCTTGAAACATCTGCAAAAACTGCACAGAATGTCAGTGAGCTCTTTTAtgaaatag CAAAAAAAGTGGCCAAAGCTAGCCCTTCTCGTCAAACTGGGATAAAATTACACATCAGATCACAGCCACCCAGCAGACGAATGTTTTGTTGCACTTGA
- the LOC126594552 gene encoding probable serine/threonine-protein kinase At1g54610, producing MGCASSRVVSSVSRVESEVITKKSNNSLSVDSGTEAVLVGGDKAQRPPSLLCNILPKQWRGEQVAAGWPHWLVEACGEALNGWIPRSADTFEKIEKIGGGTYGNVYKARDTVTGKIVALKKVRFDVKQPGSLKHMAREIVILRQLDHPNVIKLEGLIMSRMSACSLYLVFEYMEHDLAGLATMPEINFTEAQIKCYMHQLLSALEHCHRRGVLHRDIKGANILVDNRGVLKIADFGMATFFDRWSKQRRPMTNMVVTLWYRPPELLLGATNYGEGVDLWSAGCILAELLARKPILPGKTELNQLHKIYKLCGTPSDEYWKSAKLQYVNRYYRWPVPCERRIRTEFKDFPASSLPLIETLLAFDPEERQTAMAALSSEFFMTAPFACEPRGLPQYPPAKQIDAERRYHEAAQLRPNGRVELADAAAKKTCTFRRTPASASMPDLDQMVKNLIPD from the coding sequence ATGGGTTGTGCGAGTAGCAGAGTAGTGTCCTCAGTCTCACGAGTAGAATCTGAGGTGATTACTAAGAAATCGAACAACAGTCTGAGTGTGGACAGTGGAACTGAAGCGGTTCTTGTTGGTGGGGATAAGGCTCAGAGACCTCCGAGTTTGCTTTGTAATATTCTACCGAAGCAATGGCGTGGTGAGCAGGTGGCGGCCGGGTGGCCACACTGGCTCGTGGAGGCATGCGGGGAGGCACTCAATGGGTGGATTCCGCGGAGCGCAGACACGTTCGAAAAAATTGAGAAGATCGGTGGCGGAACTTATGGTAATGTGTACAAAGCTAGAGATACGGTGACGGGAAAAATTGTTGCCCTAAAGAAAGTTAGGTTTGATGTTAAGCAGCCCGGGAGCCTTAAACATATGGCTAGGGAAATTGTAATTTTGCGGCAACTGGATCATCCCAATGTGATCAAGCTGGAAGGTCTGATCATGTCGAGGATGTCGGCATGTAGTTTGTACTTGGTGTTTGAGTACATGGAGCATGATCTAGCCGGACTTGCCACAATGCCGGAAATTAACTTTACTGAAGCTCAGATAAAATGTTACATGCACCAACTACTATCTGCGCTCGAGCACTGCCACAGGCGCGGCGTGCTTCACCGTGACATTAAAGGAGCAAATATTTTGGTAGACAACAGAGGAGTACTTAAGATTGCTGATTTCGGAATGGCTACATTTTTTGATCGGTGGTCAAAACAGCGTCGTCCCATGACGAATATGGTGGTCACGCTGTGGTATCGACCTCCCGAGCTGCTTCTAGGGGCTACAAATTACGGGGAGGGGGTGGACCTTTGGAGTGCGGGTTGCATCTTAGCGGAGTTATTAGCTAGGAAACCTATCCTGCCTGGCAAGACAGAGTTGAATCAACTACATAAGATATACAAATTATGTGGTACACCTTCAGATGAATACTGGAAATCAGCAAAGTTGCAGTATGTGAATCGATATTATAGATGGCCGGTGCCTTGCGAAAGACGCATAAGAACGGAGTTCAAAGATTTTCCGGCATCATCGTTGCCTCTTATTGAAACTCTTCTCGCATTCGATCCAGAGGAAAGGCAGACCGCCATGGCTGCATTGAGCAGTGAGTTTTTCATGACAGCGCCTTTTGCTTGTGAGCCTCGTGGCCTCCCACAGTATCCCCCAGCCAAACAAATCGATGCTGAACGCCGGTACCACGAGGCTGCTCAACTTAGACCTAACGGTAGAGTTGAGCTGGCCGATGCTGCTGCAAAGAAAACTTGCACATTTCGACGTACTCCAGCTAGTGCTAGTATGCCGGATCTAGATCAAATGGTGAAAAATTTGATTCCGGATTGA
- the LOC126594564 gene encoding transcription factor IIIA-like isoform X2, translated as MKYSLDSVKHWIPPKELQNARELDLSGPVTGGRPPVKLHQASLNHRPYVCSVDDCHSSFRRKDHLNRHLLQHQGKLFKCPIENCNRGFICQGNMSRHVKKLHNDDGTYVGKGQKQHVCQEIGCGKVFQFASKLQKHENSHVHLDSVEAFCSELGCMQYFTNEQCLKAHILSSHQHVTCEICGSKKLKRNIKRHLLTHKGGAPSVERIKCSCNGCLQTFSTKSNLTQHVKAVHLEDKPFVCSFSGCGMRFAYKHVRDNHEKTGRHVYAYGDFVEADEQFQSRPRGGCKRKCPSVEMLLRKRVTPPDQLGLEPEYLSWLLSQDAEDVN; from the exons ATGAAGTATTCATTGGACAGCGTGAAGCATTGGATCCCACCCAAAGAACTCCAAAATGCAAGAGAGCTTGACTTGAGTGGACCAGTAACAGGTGGGAGACCTCCTGTGAAGCTCCATCAGGCGAGCCTCAATCAC AGGCCATATGTTTGTTCGGTGGATGATTGCCATTCCAGCTTTAGAAGGAAGGACCACTTAAATCGCCATCTTCTTCAGCACCAAGGGAAACTCTTTAAGTGTCCAATTGAGAACTGTAATCGTGGATTTATTTGCCAAGGTAACATGAGCAGGCATGTTAAAAAACTTCATAATGATGATGGCACTTATGTAGGAAAAGGTCAGAAACAGCATGTGTGCCAGGAAATTGGTTGTGGAAAGGTGTTCCAATTTGCTTCGAAACTGCAGAAGCATGAGAATTCTCATG TTCATCTGGATTCAGTGGAGGCATTCTGCTCCGAACTAGGTTGTATGCAATATTTTACCAACGAGCAATGCCTTAAGGCCCATATCTTGTCCTCCCACCAACATGTTACATGCGAGATATGTGGTTccaagaagctgaaaaggaatATCAAAAGGCATCTGCTCACCCATAAAGGGGGAGCGCCTTCAGTTGAGAGAATTAAATGCAGCTGTAATGGTTGTCTTCAAACATTTTCAACT AAATCAAATCTCACTCAACATGTCAAGGCTGTACACCTCGAAGATAAACCTTTTGTATGCAGCTTTTCAGGTTGTGGCATGAGATTTGCATACAAGCATGTAAGAGATAACCATGAGAAGACTGGACGCCATGTATATGCATAT GGGGATTTTGTAGAGGCTGATGAGCAATTCCAGTCAAGGCCAAGGGGTGGCTGCAAGAGGAAGTGCCCCTCTGTGGAAATGCTCTTACGAAAACGGGTGACTCCACCAGATCAGTTGGGCCTAGAGCCTGAGTACCTCTCGTGGTTGCTCTCACAAGACGCGGAGGATGTGAATTGA